GATTCAGCCAATGCCGGAGCCGGAAAATTTCAAACTGTTTGAGGGCGAATGCCCGAGTTTTTGAAATTTCGGCGAAGGCATTGGCTGAATCCGCAAAAACGATCCGGAGCGAAAAAAACCGGCCCCGGCCGCAGGGCTTCCTTCCTCCAAACTTGCAAAATTCCGGTACAGAGGTGTGGAAAGATTGCCAAGTCTTGAAAGTTCAGATGGGATTTGAGCTGTAACTGGCCGGTTTGATCTTAATGGCTTTTATGTGATTTTGCTCACAGGCGCCATGTAGATGGTGAACTCCTGTTGTCCGTCGATGCCCAGGATTTTGTCGCAATACGCCTGGTCATAGGCGGCAATGGCGCAGGTGCCGGAGCCCGCGGCTTCGCAGGCCAGATACAGGTTCTGGCAGACGTGGCCGGCATCCAGGGCAATGACCTTGTAGGAGGCCTCGGCGTAGCGCCATTCCATGCGGGCCGGAATGGTGGTCCAGATGAACGTGGCCGCGCTTTTTCCGGCAAAGGATTGGCCCATGGCCATGCGGGTCATGGTTTGTTCCAGATTTTCGGGTGCTTTTTCTTTGACAAGTTCATGGCTCAGGGGCAGGTACCGGTAAATGGCCTTTTCCAGCCCTTCCACCCGGAAGGCTGCAATATAGGTTTCAAAGGAGTGCCTGCACCCGGCTGAAGGCACAGTGCGCAGGGCGTTATAGGGCCCGGCCTGCTGCCGGATACCCTGGGTGGCCCACAGCAGAAATGACAGCTCAGAAAGCGGCATGTCGCCTTTGGTAGCAGCCCTGCGTGATTGCCTGCGGGCAATGGCATCCACCACGGAAACCGGCTGAATGGTTTGCCAGTCCCGGGCCGGAGGCAGGGAGATTTTTTCGGCCTCCGCCGCGCATGGCTTTTGCAGCGGCGGAGGCGCAAGCCCCCTGGATTGGGCGGTTTGTGAAAAATCCACCTGCAGACGGATGGTGTCTTTTAAAAAATATTTGTAATCCTTGGTTGGTTTTTCCATAATATCAAACTTAATCATCATGGCGGCACATGACAAAAAATGGTTGGACAGGGAAATGGAGAAATTGACGACAACCAAGCAAAAGCTCGATGATCTGCTTTCTGCGGCAAGGGATATGGGCGCAACCGATGCGGTGGTGCTTGCCCCGGAAAGCATTGTGGTGGAAGACAGTTTGGCGGAAAAATGCACTCGGCCCAAGTGCATCAATTACGGGCTTTCCAAAAGCTGCCCCCCGAATGTGGGCGGACCCGGAGCCATGCGCAAACGGCTGGAGACAGTGGATTTCGCGATTTTTTTCAAAATCGAGGTCCCGTCCGCGATCCTGTATTCCGGTCAGGGCCGGGAGCTGTTTCAGCTCCTGCATGAAACCGCGGCCGGCATTGAACAGAGAGCCGTTGCACTCGGGTTTGCAAACGCCCGGGGCTATGCCGGAAATTCCTGTAAAAAGGTGTTTTGCCGTGATTTTCTGGAATGCCGGGTTATCGGTGAAAACGGGCAATGCCGGAACCCGGACCGGGCCAGAGAGTCCATGTCCGGGTTCGGCATCAACGTAACAAAACTTTATGAGGCGGCCGGATGGCCGTTTAAGGGTGTTGTCCATGAAAACGGCGCCGAGGTCATCGGCATGTCCAGCCTCTGCGGCCTGGTGCTGCTGTAAGTGGTTTTACGGAACAATGCACAATGCGCCGTTTTCCATGTGCCGGATCAGGTAATTGGAAACACTGCCCATGAAAAACCGTTTGTTCATACCCCGCTTGC
The window above is part of the Desulfosalsimonas propionicica genome. Proteins encoded here:
- a CDS encoding DUF2284 domain-containing protein encodes the protein MEKLTTTKQKLDDLLSAARDMGATDAVVLAPESIVVEDSLAEKCTRPKCINYGLSKSCPPNVGGPGAMRKRLETVDFAIFFKIEVPSAILYSGQGRELFQLLHETAAGIEQRAVALGFANARGYAGNSCKKVFCRDFLECRVIGENGQCRNPDRARESMSGFGINVTKLYEAAGWPFKGVVHENGAEVIGMSSLCGLVLL
- a CDS encoding SagB/ThcOx family dehydrogenase — encoded protein: MMIKFDIMEKPTKDYKYFLKDTIRLQVDFSQTAQSRGLAPPPLQKPCAAEAEKISLPPARDWQTIQPVSVVDAIARRQSRRAATKGDMPLSELSFLLWATQGIRQQAGPYNALRTVPSAGCRHSFETYIAAFRVEGLEKAIYRYLPLSHELVKEKAPENLEQTMTRMAMGQSFAGKSAATFIWTTIPARMEWRYAEASYKVIALDAGHVCQNLYLACEAAGSGTCAIAAYDQAYCDKILGIDGQQEFTIYMAPVSKIT